The Capsicum annuum cultivar UCD-10X-F1 unplaced genomic scaffold, UCD10Xv1.1 ctg82480, whole genome shotgun sequence genomic sequence AACAGGAGAAAAAAATGAATCCTTACGATGAAAAGAGATAATAGAATGGGTTCGTCTCAAAAGATCGTTGTTGTCATAATCTCTCAACTGACGATGTACAGGGGTAAGAATAGCCCTACAAAGACCATAGGGACAATAAACAATTTTACCATCAGTCACGTGTTTAAAGGGTTGAATTTTTTGCATACTGGCAAATCGACATTCTGAATCTGAGTAATCAAGCACAATGTCGTTCATGATAAAAATGTTCTCCCTTTGCATTTCTCTCACGCACAGGTCATATATTAGATCATGAACCTTACATGATCTAATTTTGGTTCCATCAAGACTTTTCTTGCAGACGAGGACTAGACATCTATCGACAAGCTCTTGCAAACACTTCTCAGCCTCTCCTTCCAAATCATTTTCCAACTTCAGGAACCCCTCAGCCATCCATGATCTCATCAAATTCTTCACTGGAATCTCACTGTCCTCTGGAAAAATACCGAAATGCAGAAGACATGTTTTTAGATCACTTGTCAAGTGATCGTAACTCAACCCAAGCACATGTGAACATCGTTCATCAGGATCATTTGTGACGAATGACTTGACATCTTTAGCAACACTTCTCCAATCATCTATTGCCCTTTTAGATTTGAGAAGTCCAGCAACCACGACAATAGTTAGTGGTAACCCGTGACATTCATCTGCGATTTGCTTTCCAACAGTCTCGAACTCATATGGTAATGCTTCATTTGAAAATGCTGCACTTTTGAAAAGACTCCAACTCTCATCTTGATCCATGAAGCTCATCCGCAAAGAAAGATTCTCTACACCAGCATAACAAGCTACTTCATCATTACGGGTAGTCAACAGTATTCGATTCCCTGCATTGTCTTCAGTCGGAAAGCATCGTCTCACGCCATCCCACACTTGACAACTCCATATATCATCCAAGACAATTAAGTACCTCTTTCTCTTTAAACTTTTCTGCAGCATGTCTGCTAGCTCTGCTTCACCTTTCATCTTAGCCGTGTCATCCATTTTGATCGTCGATTGCAGAAGGCTCAGCAAAATTTCCTTTATGTTGTGCTGTTGAGATACAGTAGCCCAGGCACGAACATCAAAACGGCATAGAATTGATCCATGATTGTAAACTTCTTTCGCTAAGGTTGTTTTACCTATGCCTCCCATCCCGACAATCGGGATGACTTTGGGTTCACCAGAGTAGCATGTAGTCAGATCTTCTAACAACCGTTTCATTTGATCATCACGTCCAACCATATTATTGTTAACATTCAGAATATCATCTGTTGAACTTGAAAAATCATGAACCAATGATTCCTTTGATACTTGTTTGCCTTTATCTTGGATCTTTGTCGACTCTTTCCAGATACAATCAATGTCCTCTGCTACTTGCTGCAGGCTATCAGAAAGCCTCTCATGTGCCTTTTCTCTCAGATTTTCATCACTTGCCAATACAACTTCAGTTACTCTTAGTTGAATTGTGTGTTCAACAATATTTGCAACTTCTTTTACCTCTACTTCAAAATCCGTCATTTCCCCAGAAACATTGTTTTTCTCAAGGTTCTTGACAACTAC encodes the following:
- the LOC124895479 gene encoding putative late blight resistance protein homolog R1B-16; this translates as MAHASVASLMRTIESLLTFNSPMQSLTCDHREDFSDLHEKISSLEVVVKNLEKNNVSGEMTDFEVEVKEVANIVEHTIQLRVTEVVLASDENLREKAHERLSDSLQQVAEDIDCIWKESTKIQDKGKQVSKESLVHDFSSSTDDILNVNNNMVGRDDQMKRLLEDLTTCYSGEPKVIPIVGMGGIGKTTLAKEVYNHGSILCRFDVRAWATVSQQHNIKEILLSLLQSTIKMDDTAKMKGEAELADMLQKSLKRKRYLIVLDDIWSCQVWDGVRRCFPTEDNAGNRILLTTRNDEVACYAGVENLSLRMSFMDQDESWSLFKSAAFSNEALPYEFETVGKQIADECHGLPLTIVVVAGLLKSKRAIDDWRSVAKDVKSFVTNDPDERCSHVLGLSYDHLTSDLKTCLLHFGIFPEDSEIPVKNLMRSWMAEGFLKLENDLEGEAEKCLQELVDRCLVLVCKKSLDGTKIRSCKVHDLIYDLCVREMQRENIFIMNDIVLDYSDSECRFASMQKIQPFKHVTDGKIVYCPYGLCRAILTPVHRQLRDYDNNDLLRRTHSIISFHRKDSFFSPVLKLDLIHFKLLKVLELRHGEIDNFPVQILSLIWLRYLSLRCRANLDIPPEICRLWNLQTLIVKGNLRSSVGIKCPVQIWGLMQLRHLKLPRFYLPDCPSGSVDKRRHLDFSNLQTISYLSSGCCTNEVILGIQNVKKLGIRQDVTDYGCYRDFGPLNNLIHLHQLETLSFTRYCETFPATLKKLKLERTYISWLYLDIIAKLPNLEVLKLMGGACRGKEWYPNVRGFTQLKLLLIEYSFLKYWKATNDNFPALERLVLKECSYLKEIPIEFAEIPTLQLIELTRCLSELGKSAARIQQEQEDLGNNPVDVRISRPCKYIVFIRVTLCFSFSQVKSYTKVI